The proteins below are encoded in one region of Lactuca sativa cultivar Salinas chromosome 3, Lsat_Salinas_v11, whole genome shotgun sequence:
- the LOC111917205 gene encoding uncharacterized protein LOC111917205, giving the protein MAVTTKQMSLIVGALGVLSFIFGVIAENKKPASGTPITGKDVVICKYPADPTVALGYLSFGFLVASTLAGGLSLFYPYKGKSIPWPALFQSTSFFVFFLIALGSTGLAATMLLWPTITEHKHLVSNVHYNLETSCPTAKTGLLGGGAFLALDSALFWLVSLMLADNAREDYFDDVKGADGVTNDYDDADAVIKGSA; this is encoded by the exons ATGGCAGTTACTACAAAACAAATGTCATTGATTGTGGGAGCCCTTGGCGTTTTGTCCTTCATATTTGGTGTTATTGCTGAAAACAAGAAG CCTGCATCTGGAACTCCAATAACAGGGAAAGACGTAGTTATCTGCAAGTATCCAGCGGACCCCACAGTTGCCTTGGGGTATTTGTCCTTTGGTTTTCTTGTTGCCTCAACTTTGGCTGGAGGGTTATCTCTATTTTACCCTTACAAAGGGAAGTCAATCCCATGGCCTGCATTGTTCCAAAGCACAAGTTTCTTTGTATTTTTCCTTATAGCTTT GGGTTCAACTGGATTGGCAGCTACAATGCTGTTGTGGCCCACGATTACAGAACACAAACACCTTGTGAGTAATGTCCATTATAACCTTGAAACAAGCTGCCCTACAGCCAAAACCGGGTTGCTTGGTGGAGGTGCTTTTTTAGCTCTTGATTCGGCTCTTTTCTGGTTGGTTTCACTTATGTTGGCTGATAATGCAAGAGAAGACTACTTTGATGATGTTAAAGGAGCTGATGGTGTCACCAATGATTATGATGATGCTGATGCAGTCATCAAGGGCAGTGCTTAA
- the LOC111917204 gene encoding serine hydroxymethyltransferase 3, chloroplastic, translating to MHTCSGAIMGSLQQPVWIKESTFLPKRPGFTKFPHQLNLGSLNPCKSSKIEASLVTGKPSTTSVPITVVEGGDGNGFVDHELSNVDPEVSAIIYNEKQRQFRSLELIASENFTSRAVMEAVGSCLTNKYSEGLPGKRYYGGNEHIDELESLCQKRALAAFHLDEEKWGVNVQPLSGSPANFEVYTAILKPHDRIMGLDLPHGGHLSHGFMTPKRRVSGTSIYFESMPYRLDESTGLVDYEMLEKTATLFRPKLIIAGASAYPRDFDYPRMRKIADGVGAFLMMDMAHISGLVAASVVGNPFDYCDIVTTTTHKSLRGPRGGMIFFKKDPVLGIELESAINNAVFPGLQGGPHNHTIGGLAVCLKHAQSPEFKAYQNQVVSNCRALAKRLMELGYTLVSGGSDNHLVLVDLRPLGLDGARVEKVLDMASITLNKNSVPGDKSALVPGGIRIGSPAMTTRGFTEKEFVNIAEFIHEGVQLTREIKQAVTSGSKVQDFIKYVASSDFGFTGQVSDLRKRVEALTTQFPIPGL from the exons ATGCATACCTGCTCTGGAGCTATCATGGGTTCCCTTCAACAGCCTGTATGGATTAAGGAATCAACATTCCTCCCAAAAAGACCTGGTTTCACTAAGTTTCCACATCAGCTGAATCTTGGATCACTCAATCCGTGTAAATCATCTAAAATTGAAGCTAGCTTGGTTACTGGAAAGCCATCCACTACTTCTGTTCCAATCACAGTTGTTGAAGGAG GTGATGGAAATGGGTTTGTTGACCATGAACTGAGTAATGTTGATCCTGAAGTTAGTGCAATAATATACAATGAAAAGCAACGTCAGTTTAGAAGCTTGGAGCTTATTGCATCAGAAAACTTCACATCCAGAGCTGTTATGGAAGCAGTTGGCTCTTGCCTTACAAACAAATATTCTGAAGGACTTCCTGGAAAAAG ATACTATGGTGGAAACGAGCACATTGATGAACTAGAAAGTCTTTGCCAAAAGAGGGCATTAGCAGCATTTCACTTGGATGAAGAAAAATGGGGTGTAAATGTTCAACCATTATCTGGTTCCCCTGCTAATTTTGAGGTCTATACAGCCATTCTGAAGCCTCATGATCGTATAATG GGGCTGGACTTGCCTCATGGAGGACACTTGTCTCATGGATTCATGACACCAAAAAGACGGGTTTCAGGAACATCCATATATTTTGAATCTATGCCTTATCGTCTTGATGAATCTACAG GCCTGGTTgattatgagatgcttgagaaaACTGCTACCTTATTTAGACCAAAACTTATAATTGCTGGTGCTAGTGCTTATCCCAGAGATTTTGACTATCCTCGTATGAGAAAG ATTGCAGATGGTGTTGGTGCTTTTCTGATGATGGATATGGCTCATATTAGTGGACTTGTTGCTGCTTCTGTGGTTGGGAATCCTTTTGATTATTGTGATATTGTCACTACCACAACACACAAG TCTCTGAGAGGGCCTAGAGGCGGCATGATATTCTTCAAGAAAGATCCTGTTTTAGGCATTGAATTAGAATCCGCCATCAATAATGCTGTTTTCCCAGGTTTGCAG gGTGGTccacataaccatacaatagGAGGACTTGCAGTTTGCCTGAAGCATGCTCAGTCTCCAGAGTTCAAGGCCTACCAGAACCAG GTTGTTTCTAATTGTCGAGCTCTTGCTAAAAGATTGATGGAGTTGGGGTACACATTGGTTTCTGGTGGAAGTGATAACCACTTGGTTCTTGTGGATCTCAGGCCATTA GGTCTTGATGGTGCTAGGGTAGAGAAAGTTCTAGACATGGCTTCCATCACCTTAAACAAGAACTCCGTACCTG GTGACAAAAGCGCACTGGTGCCAGGTGGCATACGGATTGGGTCGCCAGCTATGACAACACGTGGGTTCACGGAAAAGGAATTTGTTAATATTGCTGAGTTTATTCACGAAGGGGTGCAACTCACACGTGAGATTAAACAGGCTGTGACTAGTGGGTCAAAGGTACAAGATTTTATCAAGTATGTAGCTTCTTCAGATTTTGGTTTCACGGGTCAAGTTTCGGATCTGAGAAAGAGAGTTGAGGCACTCACAACTCAATTCCCGATCCCCGGTTTGTAA